One region of Cyanobium sp. M30B3 genomic DNA includes:
- a CDS encoding DUF3136 domain-containing protein, whose amino-acid sequence MSDGALSVGELEGQYPLCCKAMRILVRDGVTLNQARRTVCWQRLDLLHRSLPRQYRDPEQLYLHLKRDPALMAQTTTRG is encoded by the coding sequence ATGAGCGATGGTGCCCTGAGTGTGGGGGAACTGGAAGGCCAGTACCCCCTCTGTTGCAAGGCCATGCGCATCCTGGTGCGCGATGGGGTAACCCTCAACCAGGCACGCCGCACCGTCTGCTGGCAGCGGCTGGATCTGCTGCACCGCTCCCTCCCGCGGCAGTACCGCGATCCGGAACAGCTCTATCTCCACCTCAAGCGTGATCCGGCGCTGATGGCGCAAACCACAACCCGCGGCTGA